The sequence ATTGCCAGGTCGGTTTTGAGGCGCCCGGCCAGCAAGGCGCGCTGTCGCGCGAATACTCCCTGTATTCGAAGGCGGCGCAACACCGCTGGACGGGATGGATCGAAATCGAAGTGGCGATGTTATTTTGACCCGACGCCTAAGCCCTGGCCACTGCTTGGAGCGCGGTACCGCGCCCGCACTGACCGGGTTCGCGATCACGTAGGCCGCCTGTTGGAGAAATGCATGCGGTGTTTCGAGGCGTACGACGGAGGGCTCGCTGCCGTCCCACAGGATGCCGTCCCAGTCGCGCACCAGCTTCATCGCATTGGCCACGAGCCGGTGGAAGTCACGCAGAAAAGCACCGAGCTCCCCTCGTGTATCGGTCACGGTTAAGTGGCTGTGGGAGCTCATCAGCGTGAAACCGTGGCAAACGATGCCGTGCTTTTCGCTCATGGTGGCCAGGCAATACAAGTAGATCTGCCCCACCAGCTCATCGGGCCGCAGCAGGTAGTGCCTCCCGATCACCCGGCGCGTCAGCATGTACGTGGAGCCCGGCAGGTACTGTCGTGGTTGCGTCATGTCCGTGCTCGCAGCAACGACCGTACCGAGACGCAAACCCCTTGAAATACCGGACACCCTGCTGCCTCATGGGCGACGGCCGCCGCCTCTACGCCAGCGGACGCCAGCCCTGTTCGGCTTCGCGCACGCAGCCAACCCCGGTCGGCTTCGCGCGCCCCGTTGTCGGGAACATTTCGAGGTCAGGGACCTGGAGGAACTGAAGGGCCTGTCCACTTCTTCCGGCGGGGAAGGGATGTGGTCGTTACCACGCCTGGCGGAGACTTCGTCACGTATTTTGCTTTACCGGGTGGTTCGAGCAACGCACGCTTCCTTTCTGGGACGGTCGTTCCATGAAGAACGCAGTCGACCGACTCCAGAGATCTGTAGGACAGCTTGTTCAGTCCGTCGCTTTGCAGGTTGTGTTCTTCGGACTCGAGCAGCAGGGGGAAGCGGGTGAATTGCTGCTCAGCTTTGAGAGCGGGCTGCGATTCACATTCGGTTGTGCTGGCGACGGTAGCGTCTTGGTTACGACCTTCGACGGAGAAATCGGAGACGCGCCGCATACGTCTACGACGTGGCGGCCAATCTCCGAGGCTACGGGTCAGCTGGAGAAAGTCTTCGTCAAGGACAGTAGCATCCGTCTTCAAATCGACGGTACTCTTCTTGCTATCACGAATGATGATGACCAGATGAAGGTTACGTTGAAAGGGGAGGCGCTTCCGAAGGAGGTATACCAGCGAGGCTGATCGCGAAGAGCCAAGAAGCGGGCAGTTCCGTGAAACTGTCCGGGGTTGGCCGCCGAGGATCGTCGTGGCCGAGTGCGGCTCGTGCATCTCCAGCGAGCCCATGAAGCTCCGAACCCCGGAACCCGAACCCGGAACCGGGAGCCCGATGTCCGAACCCGACATCCGCCTCCGCATCGGCATCGGGACCTCTGCCTCCACCGCGGCCCTCTGCCTCCGTCTCGGCCTCTGCCCTCTGCTTCCGAATCCGAACTCGCTCTCCCTCTCGGCCTCGGGCTCGGTCCCGCGACAAAGCGCAGCTTCGGTTGACCGCCCAGTTATCCGGTTGCCGAAATCATGGAAAAACCTCCCCTACTTTCGCACCGTCATGTAGCTAGCGGTTCTGCTAGCTGCTTCACCGCTTCAAATCTCCGCGGACGGTGCTAGTACCTCGCCATGACGTCAGCACCCGCGCCAGGGCCGGGCGAAGTCCGGACGTTCGCCAGTCGCTTGCCCTATGCTCCGGACCCTGTGGAGCTGTTCGGCGCGCTGGGCGCACCGCGGCCCGGCGTCGTGCTGGACTCGACCGCGCGCGAGCACCATTTGGCTCGCCGCAGCATCGTGCTGACCAAGGCTGCGGTGACGCTTAGCTGCAGAGAGCGTACGGTGACCCTTCAAGCGCACTCGGACAACGGCAACGCGGCTCTGGAGCACGCGGCCGGACGCCTGGCCGATCGCGCCTCGACGCTCAGCAAGGAGCGCGGCAAGCTGATCGCCGATTTCGGACCGCGGCCCGATGAAGGCCTGCTCGACACGGAACGCCTGCAGGAGCCATCGCCCCTGGACGCCCTGCGCGCCGTGACCACAGGCTACACGCCGCTCGGCGAGCCCGAGCCCTATGCCGTGCTGGCAGCCGGAGTGTTCGCCTACGACTTGATCGACACCGTCGAGTCGCTGCCTGGGCCCAGGCTCGATCCGCTCGATTACCCGAACTTCCTGTTCTGGCTGGCCGAAGAGCTCGTGATCGTAGAGCATCCCTCCGAGACCTGTCGTGTGATCACGACGGTCTTCGGCGGGGATGGGGATCGCTGCGAGGTCGATCACCGGTCGCACGCGCGCGTGGTCGATACCCTGCGGCGGCTTCGGGAGCGCCCCTCAGAGGCGCAGCTGCCCTCGCCCCCCAGGGACAGGGTGGCTGGAAGCGGGCCTGTGGCCAGTTTCCCGGATCTCGAAGTTTCGCTCAGCGACGAGCAGTACGCCCGGCAGGTGGCCGAGCTCAAGGAACGCATCTTCGAGGGTGAGGTGTTTCAAATCGTGCCCTCGCGGGTCTTTGGCTTGCCCTGCCCGAACCCGCTTGCAGCCTACCGTGCGTTGCGCGTGAGCAATCCGAGCCCTCACATGTTCTTCGTGGCCGCGAACGACCACACCCTCTTTGGGACGTCACCGGAAACGGCGGTAGAAGTGCGCCGTCAGGGTGCCGAGCGCATGCTGCGGCTGCGACCCATCGCGGGAACGCGGGGTCGAGCCGAAGACGCGGACGAAGACGACCGGCTGGAGGCGGAGCTGCGACTCGATACCAAGGAGATAGCCGAGCACATGATGCTGGTGGATCTGGCTCGCAACGATGCGGCCAGAGTGTGCTTGCCTGGACAGCGCTCGATGCGGCAGCTCCTGGGCGTGGACCGCTACGCCAGGGTCATGCACCTGGTCTCCACGGTATGCGGAACACTGCGCCCGGAGCTGGATGCCCTGCACGCGCTCGAGGCCACGCTCAACATGGGCACCGTGGTTGGAGCCCCGAAGCTGCGGGCTGCGGAGCTCTTGCGCGAGGTCGAGGCAACGAAGCGCGGACCCTACGCGGGGTCGGTCGGCTACTTTACCAACGAAGGGGAGCTCGATACGGCGCTCACGATCCGTGCGGCCCTGGTGAAAGAGGGCAGCGCGCGCGTGCAAGCGGGCGCGGGCGTGGTCGCCGACTCCGACCCGATGGCCGAAGCCATCGAGACGCGCCGCAAGGCCCAGGCACTTCTGGATGCGCTCAAGGCGGTTGCGTCATGAAGAGCGGTTGCGTCGCGAACAAGCGCGTCTTGCTGATCGACAACCGTGACGCCTTCACGCACAATCTCGCGGAGGCCCTGGGGCGGCTCGGCCTCGAGGTCTCGGTTCACCGCAACTCCGTCTCGGTGGAGCAGGCCCACAAGCTGGCGCAGGGCAGGCTGGTGGTGCTATCGCCCGGGCCGGGCAGGCCGGCGTCCGCGGGCTGCTTGGTGCCGCTCGTGCGTCGTCTCAGGGGGCTCGCGCCCGTGCTCGGAATCTGCTTGGGGCATCAGGCCGTGCTCGAGGAAGCCGGCGCCGAGCTCGTGCGCGCAGCACAGGTGGTGCACGGCAAAGCCACCCGGCTCGTACACGACGGCCAGGGACCCTTCAGCGGGCTGCCCTGCCCGCTGCGCGTGGCGCGCTACCACTCCCTGTGCGTGAACGAGGTACCGGCGCGCTTTCGCGTGCACGCCCGGCACGAAGGCATGGCCATGGCCATTTCCGATCTTGCATCCAGACAGATTGGCTTTCAGTTTCACCCCGAGTCGATACTGACTCCCGAGGGGGACAGCTTGCTGCGAAACGTGGTGCGCTTGCTGATGGAGGACACCGCTCATGCATGAGGCCGTTCACGCATGGATCGACGGGCAGCAACCGCCGCCGGAGGCAACGAAGGCCCTGTTTCACGCCCTGGTCGTGGGGAAGCTCGACGACATCGAGCTTTGCGCGGCCCTGGTCGCGCTCAAGGCGCGGGGCGAGTCGGCGATCGAAATCGGATCCGCCGCACAGGCTGTTCTCGAGGCCGCAACGCCCTTCCCGCGCCCGGACGGGTTGTTCGCGGACTGTGCGGGTACCGGAGGGGATCGGCTGGGCACCTTCAACGTCTCTACCGCGGTCGCCTTCACGGCGGCCGCCGCGGGGCTGCCGGTCGTCAAACACGGAAACCGCTCGGTCTCGTCCCAGTGCGGTTCAGCAGATGTGCTGGAGCGCCTGGGCGCGCGCATCGACCCGGCACCCGAAGTGGCCCGGCGCGCGCTCGATCGCACGAGGGTCTGTTTCCTGTTTGCCCCAAGCTACCACCCCGGCCTGCGCCACGCGGCCAAGGTTCGGCGTACGCTGGCTACACCTACCGTCATGAATCTGCTCGGCCCCTTGGTCAATCCCGCGCGACCACCAATCCAGCTCGTGGGGGTATACCATCCGCGCTGGCTCGAACCGGTCGCACGGGTGCTCAGCCAGCTCGGCGTGCAGCGTGCACTGGTCGTGCACGGAGGGGGACTCGATGAAATCGCGCTTCACGCGACTACCCAAGCGATCGAAGTCGGCCCCGACGGGTTTCGCCCACTCACCTTGCATCCACGCGATGCAGGCTTGGAGACGGCTGCGTTGTCCGACCTGCAAGGAGGCGACCCCGAGGCCAACGCGCAGGGCCTGCGTCGCCTGCTGCAGGGCCAGGGGCCGCCGGCCCAACGCGACAGCGTGGCACTGAACACGGGCGCCTTGCTGTGGCTGAGCGGTCGTGCGGATGACTTGCGGCAGGGAGTGGGGCAGGCCCTCGAAGCACTCCGGGGCGAGGCGTATCGCGTGCTTGAACGTTTCGTGGAGGAAACCCGTGGCTGATCTGCTCGGGACCATCGTCTCGAGCAAGCGGCGGGAGGTGCGCGAGCGGAAGCAGGCACGACCTGCCGAGCGCCTGCGTATCGACCTTGCCCCGAGCGAGCGCAGCTTCAAGGAAGCGCTCGCCCGCCGAGGAACCCGGTTCATTCTCGAGCTGAAGCACATCTCGCCGGCGGAGGGGAAGCTGCGCGCAGACTTCGACCCGCGCGCCCTGGCTGCAGCTTACAGCGGGATCGCCGACGCGCTCAGCGTGCTCACGGATAACCCCTTCTTCGGTGGACGCCACGAGTATCTGCAGCAGGCTCGGCAAGCGTTCGACGGACCGATCCTCATGAAGGACTTCGTGGTGGACAGCTACCAGGTGCTCGAGGCAAGGACCCATGGAGCCGACGCCGTGCTGCTCATGCTGTCGGTCCTGGACGACCGTGAGGCAACTCGTTGTCTCGAGCTCGCCGCCTCGCTCGAGATGGACTGCCTGGTCGAGGTGCACACGGCCGAGGAGCTCGAACGCGCCTTGCACCTGGATGCGCCCATCGTCGGCATCAACCACCGCGACCTCAAGACGCTGGACGTCGACCTCGACACGAGTCAGCGCCTGGCGCCGCTGGTGCCGCACGATCGGCTGCTCGTGGCCGAATCCGGAATTCGCAGCCGCAGCCAGGCGAAACAGGTCGGCCCTCGCGTGGACGCTCTGCTCGTAGGCAGCGCCTTGATGAAGACCGAGGACCCGCGCCAGGCGGCCAAGGCCCTGGTCTTCGGCCGGGTCAAGGTGTGCGGGCTCACCGGCGCAGCGGACCTGGAGCTCACCGAACGTGCGGGTGCGAGTTTCGGCGGCCTCGTCTTCGCGCAGTCCTCGCCGCGAAGGCTGCGCATCGAACAGGCCGAGGCGCTCGCCGTTCGAGCGACCTTGCCCCTGGTGGGGGTGTTTCAAGACCAGCCTGCGCGCGAGGTGGCATCGATCGCCGAACGCGCGCGGCTTTCCGTGGTGCAGCTCCACGGCGATGAGAGCAGCGAGCAGCGCCGCGAGCTCAAAAGACTGCTGCCGGGTGTGCCGATCTGGCAGGCCCTTCGGATCCGGCCCGAGGACGGCGCCTCCGAGGTCGCGGCCCGGCTCGAGGGCAAGCTCGAAGCAGCAGACCGCTTGCTCGTGGACGGGCCCGCGCCGGGTCGAGGTCGCGGCTTCGAGCACGATGTGCTTTCGCGCGTCGCGGAGCTCGACGAGCGCCGCGCGAGCTTGATGCTGGCGGGGGCCTGCACGCGGGCAACGTGGCTAGGGCGGATGCGCTGGGCACGTACGGTCTCGACCTGTGCTCGGGCGTTGAAATCGCCCCCGGGCGCAAGTCCGGCCCCAAGCTGAACGCGCTGTTTCAGGCGCTCCGACCGGCTTCGAGAAGCGACGGCCATGTCGAGCAATAGCGTCACCGCGAAAGGTAAAAACTCCGCAGAGTCCCCGCGAGCCGGCGGCTCGCCAGGCCGCTTTGGAGCCTTCGGAGGTGCCTATGTGCCCGAGCTCCTGGTGCCCGCCCTCGAGCAGCTCGAACAGGCCTTTCGGGACGCGCTCCTCGACCCTGCCTTCACCGGCGAGCTCGATTCGCTGCTCCGCTCCTACGCGGGAAGACCCACGCCGCTCTACCGCTGCCGCAACCTGGTCGATGCACGCGAGGGCGAGATCTACCTGAAACGGGAAGACCTGGTGCACGGGGGCGCCCACAAGACCAACCAGGTGCTCGGCCAGGCCTTGCTCGCGCGGCGCATGGGCAAGGGGCGCCTGATCGCCGAGACCGGCGCCGGGCAGCACGGCGTCGCCACGGCCATGGTGGGCGCCCTGCTCTCGTTCAGGGTCCGCATCTACATGGGCGCCAAAGACATGGAGCGCCAGCACTTGAACGTGCTCCGGATGCGCTTGATGGGGGCCGAGGTCGTGCCTGTACGCTACGGCGATGCCACGCTGAAGGAAGCGGTTGGCGAGGCGCTGCGCGATTGGTCCGACAGCTACCCCGACACCCACTACCTGCTGGGCACGGCAGCCGGACCGCACCCCTTTCCGACGATCGTGCGTCGCTTTCAGGAGGTGATCGGAGCCGAGGCCAGATCGCAGTACCTCGAGCTCACGGGCCAGCTGCCCGAGGCCGTGGTCGCGTGTGTGGGCGGCGGCTCGAACGCGATCGGTATCTTTTCGGCTTTCATCGACGACCCGGAGGTCCAGTTGGTCGGTGTCGAGCCCTACGGCCGCGGCAGCGACCTCGGCTCGCACGCGGCTTCGCTGGCACGCGGTCGACCGGGCATCCTGCACGGTACCTCTACCCTCGTCCTGCAGGACGACGAAGGGCAGATCGGCAGCACCCATTCGGTGGCGGCCGGGCTCGACTACCCCGCGGTGGGTCCGGAGCATGTTCATCTGCAGGCCAGCAGGCGCGCGCGCTACATCGGCGCCCGCGACGAGCAGGCGATCGAAGCATTCACGAAGCTCGCTGCAAAGGAAGGCATCATCCCCGCGCTCGAGTCGGCCCACGCCCTCGCGGGTGCGCTGCAGTTGATGCAAGAGGAAGGCATCAAGCGCGTGCTGGTGAACTTATCGGGGCGCGGGGACAAGGACCTTGGA is a genomic window of Pseudomonadota bacterium containing:
- the trpB gene encoding tryptophan synthase subunit beta, yielding MSSNSVTAKGKNSAESPRAGGSPGRFGAFGGAYVPELLVPALEQLEQAFRDALLDPAFTGELDSLLRSYAGRPTPLYRCRNLVDAREGEIYLKREDLVHGGAHKTNQVLGQALLARRMGKGRLIAETGAGQHGVATAMVGALLSFRVRIYMGAKDMERQHLNVLRMRLMGAEVVPVRYGDATLKEAVGEALRDWSDSYPDTHYLLGTAAGPHPFPTIVRRFQEVIGAEARSQYLELTGQLPEAVVACVGGGSNAIGIFSAFIDDPEVQLVGVEPYGRGSDLGSHAASLARGRPGILHGTSTLVLQDDEGQIGSTHSVAAGLDYPAVGPEHVHLQASRRARYIGARDEQAIEAFTKLAAKEGIIPALESAHALAGALQLMQEEGIKRVLVNLSGRGDKDLGQFEEFHQQRAKDKTRCSS
- a CDS encoding gamma-glutamyl-gamma-aminobutyrate hydrolase family protein (Members of this family of hydrolases with an active site Cys residue belong to MEROPS family C26.) is translated as MKSGCVANKRVLLIDNRDAFTHNLAEALGRLGLEVSVHRNSVSVEQAHKLAQGRLVVLSPGPGRPASAGCLVPLVRRLRGLAPVLGICLGHQAVLEEAGAELVRAAQVVHGKATRLVHDGQGPFSGLPCPLRVARYHSLCVNEVPARFRVHARHEGMAMAISDLASRQIGFQFHPESILTPEGDSLLRNVVRLLMEDTAHA
- the trpD gene encoding anthranilate phosphoribosyltransferase, translated to MHEAVHAWIDGQQPPPEATKALFHALVVGKLDDIELCAALVALKARGESAIEIGSAAQAVLEAATPFPRPDGLFADCAGTGGDRLGTFNVSTAVAFTAAAAGLPVVKHGNRSVSSQCGSADVLERLGARIDPAPEVARRALDRTRVCFLFAPSYHPGLRHAAKVRRTLATPTVMNLLGPLVNPARPPIQLVGVYHPRWLEPVARVLSQLGVQRALVVHGGGLDEIALHATTQAIEVGPDGFRPLTLHPRDAGLETAALSDLQGGDPEANAQGLRRLLQGQGPPAQRDSVALNTGALLWLSGRADDLRQGVGQALEALRGEAYRVLERFVEETRG
- a CDS encoding anthranilate synthase component 1 — encoded protein: MTSAPAPGPGEVRTFASRLPYAPDPVELFGALGAPRPGVVLDSTAREHHLARRSIVLTKAAVTLSCRERTVTLQAHSDNGNAALEHAAGRLADRASTLSKERGKLIADFGPRPDEGLLDTERLQEPSPLDALRAVTTGYTPLGEPEPYAVLAAGVFAYDLIDTVESLPGPRLDPLDYPNFLFWLAEELVIVEHPSETCRVITTVFGGDGDRCEVDHRSHARVVDTLRRLRERPSEAQLPSPPRDRVAGSGPVASFPDLEVSLSDEQYARQVAELKERIFEGEVFQIVPSRVFGLPCPNPLAAYRALRVSNPSPHMFFVAANDHTLFGTSPETAVEVRRQGAERMLRLRPIAGTRGRAEDADEDDRLEAELRLDTKEIAEHMMLVDLARNDAARVCLPGQRSMRQLLGVDRYARVMHLVSTVCGTLRPELDALHALEATLNMGTVVGAPKLRAAELLREVEATKRGPYAGSVGYFTNEGELDTALTIRAALVKEGSARVQAGAGVVADSDPMAEAIETRRKAQALLDALKAVAS